Proteins found in one Mucilaginibacter inviolabilis genomic segment:
- a CDS encoding carboxypeptidase-like regulatory domain-containing protein: MRKSLLVLILLCPLLCFAQLKITGKVINLNDKKPVPDASVFLNNASVGNKTAADGSFILTNVRPGQYDLIVSVVGYQTYSQTITLVNNNLVLSEVGLLPKTIELNEVKIKPDQNWGKYYDMFKRQFLGTSANAAQCKILNPDLLDFEYDAKTHTLEASSYDFLEIENKALGYKIKYKLNQFTYNNYKGFLYYDGISLFEDLPGSSTRVRKWKKKRQTAYLGSPMHFLRSIITNQLLQAGFEVFKLIRKPNPEYKGGPFDDKNKYLQTLIRQPLDVNTFAKRTDQPGLFALSFNDCLYVMYNKKANSNPGRTPDASDVATSIATLDEHEAYAFFDNNGIVHNPRSIIFEGDWTSYRFAEMLPVDYEPMGAEK, encoded by the coding sequence ATGCGGAAATCGTTATTGGTATTGATACTTTTATGTCCATTGTTGTGTTTTGCTCAATTAAAAATTACGGGCAAAGTGATCAACCTCAACGACAAAAAACCGGTACCCGATGCCAGTGTTTTTTTAAATAATGCCAGCGTAGGCAATAAAACTGCTGCCGATGGTTCTTTCATTCTTACCAATGTTCGACCAGGCCAGTATGACCTTATCGTATCTGTGGTAGGTTACCAAACCTATAGTCAAACTATTACCCTGGTCAATAATAACCTGGTACTGTCTGAAGTTGGTTTGTTACCTAAAACCATTGAACTTAATGAGGTAAAAATTAAACCCGACCAAAACTGGGGGAAATATTATGACATGTTCAAACGCCAGTTTCTGGGTACATCGGCCAACGCGGCACAATGTAAAATACTCAACCCCGATTTGCTCGACTTTGAATATGATGCAAAGACACATACGCTTGAGGCTTCATCTTATGATTTCCTGGAGATTGAAAACAAAGCCCTGGGATACAAAATAAAATACAAACTCAATCAATTTACCTATAATAACTATAAGGGCTTTTTGTATTATGATGGCATATCGCTGTTCGAGGATCTTCCCGGCAGTAGCACCAGAGTACGAAAATGGAAAAAGAAAAGACAGACAGCATACCTCGGTTCGCCTATGCACTTTTTACGCAGCATTATTACCAATCAATTATTACAAGCCGGCTTTGAGGTTTTCAAGCTTATTCGTAAGCCCAACCCCGAATATAAGGGCGGCCCTTTTGATGACAAGAACAAATATCTGCAAACCCTCATTAGGCAACCACTTGATGTAAACACCTTTGCCAAACGTACAGATCAGCCGGGTTTGTTCGCGCTTAGCTTTAATGATTGTTTATATGTTATGTATAATAAAAAGGCGAATAGCAACCCTGGCCGTACACCAGATGCATCGGATGTCGCCACATCCATAGCTACACTCGATGAGCACGAAGCTTATGCCTTTTTTGACAATAATGGTATTGTACACAATCCACGCAGCATCATATTTGAAGGCGACTGGACATCGTACCGCTTTGCCGAAATGTTACCGGTAGATTATGAACCGATGGGAGCGGAAAAATAG